In bacterium, one genomic interval encodes:
- a CDS encoding argininosuccinate synthase, which yields MNTRPSVNKVVLAYSGGLDTSVILTWLKEVYKCEVIAFAADLGLGNEMKGIREKALKTGASEVYIEDVQEEFVRDFVFPALRGNAIYEGYYLLGTSIARPIIAKAQIEVARRVGADAVSHGATGKGNDQVRFELAYHTLMPGVTVIAPWREWDLGSRSALIDFAKKHDIPIPVTKDKPYSSDRNLLHISYEGGILEDPWMEPHESMFTLSVAPEDAPDKPEYVTIDFEDGTPVAVDGDILSPAALLKRVNELGGRHGVGRIDLVENRYIGMKSRGVYETPGGTILHMAHRAVESLTMDREVMHLRDSLVPKFSELIYNGYWFSPEMDWLRKCIDETQTGVTGTARIKLFKGHCSVAGRKAPEAVSLYVPDFATFEEETVFDQADSTGFIRVNALRLRINALKKRKKS from the coding sequence ATGAACACAAGACCCTCAGTAAACAAAGTAGTACTAGCCTATTCGGGCGGATTAGACACCTCCGTGATCCTCACCTGGCTCAAAGAGGTCTATAAATGCGAGGTGATCGCTTTTGCAGCCGACCTGGGTCTTGGAAATGAGATGAAAGGCATCCGGGAGAAGGCCTTGAAAACTGGAGCCAGCGAAGTGTACATCGAGGATGTCCAGGAGGAGTTCGTCAGGGATTTCGTGTTCCCGGCACTTCGAGGCAACGCCATTTATGAAGGTTATTATCTGTTGGGCACAAGTATCGCCCGTCCCATCATCGCCAAAGCCCAGATCGAAGTGGCCAGGCGAGTGGGAGCCGATGCTGTATCCCATGGCGCTACCGGGAAAGGGAATGACCAGGTCCGTTTTGAACTGGCGTACCACACCCTCATGCCTGGTGTAACGGTGATCGCTCCCTGGAGAGAGTGGGACCTCGGAAGCAGGTCTGCCCTCATCGATTTCGCCAAAAAACACGATATCCCCATTCCGGTGACGAAAGACAAACCTTACAGTAGCGACCGCAACCTGCTTCACATCAGCTACGAGGGGGGGATCCTGGAAGATCCCTGGATGGAACCGCACGAATCCATGTTCACACTTTCGGTGGCGCCAGAGGATGCCCCCGATAAGCCTGAATATGTCACCATCGATTTTGAAGATGGGACACCTGTAGCGGTGGATGGCGACATCCTCTCACCTGCAGCACTGTTGAAACGAGTTAATGAATTAGGCGGACGCCACGGCGTGGGCCGCATCGACCTTGTTGAGAATAGATATATCGGCATGAAGTCCAGAGGGGTATATGAGACTCCAGGCGGCACCATCCTGCACATGGCTCACAGGGCGGTGGAGTCTCTCACCATGGACAGGGAAGTCATGCACTTGAGGGACTCCCTCGTTCCGAAATTCTCGGAACTCATTTACAACGGGTACTGGTTCTCCCCGGAGATGGACTGGCTCAGAAAGTGTATCGACGAGACCCAGACCGGAGTGACCGGTACTGCCAGGATAAAGCTGTTCAAGGGCCATTGCAGTGTAGCGGGAAGAAAGGCCCCGGAGGCTGTCTCCCTGTATGTGCCCGATTTCGCGACCTTCGAGGAGGAGACGGTTTTCGACCAGGCCGACTCCACCGGCTTCATCAGGGTCAACGCCTTGAGACTGCGAATTAATGCATTGAAAAAGCGGAAGAAATCGTAA
- a CDS encoding NUDIX hydrolase — MRYRKKAVRTAVVAVVKNDEGNVLLTKRAIPPYLGKWVMPGGKVDLGEPITSALKREVWEEVGLEIHVEGLIDIYEIVPSDEHAVHFVILYYLASPKSGDLTPNEGEVSEIAWADREAVSRMDISNGTRHILSKVFTT; from the coding sequence ATGAGATATAGGAAAAAGGCAGTTCGGACAGCGGTTGTAGCCGTCGTCAAAAACGACGAAGGCAACGTCCTCCTCACCAAAAGGGCGATCCCCCCCTATCTGGGTAAATGGGTCATGCCTGGCGGCAAGGTCGACCTGGGGGAACCTATAACATCTGCCCTCAAAAGGGAGGTCTGGGAAGAGGTTGGTCTGGAAATTCATGTAGAGGGGCTCATTGATATATATGAGATCGTTCCCTCAGATGAGCATGCGGTGCACTTTGTGATCCTCTATTATCTCGCATCTCCAAAAAGCGGTGATCTGACACCCAATGAGGGAGAGGTCTCCGAAATTGCATGGGCTGACCGGGAGGCAGTAAGCCGCATGGATATCTCCAACGGTACCAGGCACATCCTCTCCAAAGTCTTCACTACCTGA